A window of Sebastes umbrosus isolate fSebUmb1 chromosome 6, fSebUmb1.pri, whole genome shotgun sequence genomic DNA:
aggtggctaaaatatgttttactgccgtccccatccacagcactgtattgctttgcttcagtgccagtgctcctgtctgtttctcaatgcTGGGGGTGTGCAGATGTCATCTActttaagtaatacacctactatggataagtacctcatacaaccccatttcaaaacgcccaaactatccctttaagatgcTTTTTGGAATCAGGGCCCTGATCTGTGTTATAATGCATGAATATAATGATGAGAGTACCAATTgtgaccttttttcttttcaccttACAGCTGCATCTGTGGACTAGATGATGTCAAGCAACAGAATACAGTGGACCTTTTCGGGGACATTAACCCCAAAGTACGTTTGTCAACTGTAGACATATTTGCAATTATACCACGTGTTTTACTCCTTCAAAGCCTTCATCAAACTCTCTCTGTTCCACACAGGGctccaaacacagacacaccggcaggtctgtgttgtgttgtttacaAAAAGTAGAGGGTGGGAAAGCATGGCCACGACTTACTAAAGACAAGACAAAGGTAACTTTCATTCTTTCAACTAATCTATCCATAGATATTACTCACTTGTCTGTTCAGGTACAGAGTTGTTGCAAACCAGTACTGCTAATTTAAGCTAATTTATTTAAGATACATATTAATAAAACTTGCATCTGACTGCCTAGTCCTGGTACTAGGGCTggcaatcgattcaaatatttaatcgcgattaatcaaataattgtccatgattaattgcaaataatcgcacattttctatttgttcaaaatgtaccttaaagggacatttgtcaagtatttaatactcttatcaacatgggagtgggtaaatatgcttgctttatgcaaatgtatgtatgtatatatttattattggaaatcaaatgcCACCTAGCTTAACAGCAAATatcaaataaagtaaatatcaacattaaaaaaacagctgtaATAAACAGATTACATGTTAAATATTGCCTGACTTAAACTTAAATCTATCTTCTCTTAGTGCAACTGGCTGAGTGTGAACTTCACTAATTGGAAAGACTGGGAGAACGACTCAGATGAGGACTCAAGTTTTGACAAATTCTCAGAGGTAAGCATATTGAACATGTACCGCGTCTAAAGTGTGAGTATGTCCATATATACTGTAGTGCTGACATATTGATTTTTGTCTCGTGCATTTCTCCAGATGATGAACACAATGGGAGGAAATGATATCGCTGATTTTGAAGAAAATGCAGAAGACGAGGTATGTTTATTATGATTTATGCATTATGTTTTctggttgtccgtccgtcccattctcgtgaacgcgatatctcaggaacgcctggagggaattttttcaaatttggcacaaacgtacACTTGGACTCAGGATGaattgattagattttggtggtcaacggtcactgtgacctcataaaacatgtttttggccataactcaagaattcatatgataagtatgacaatttcacacaaacgtctaacaggataaaattatgacgtgatgacattttggacagacatggagtgtaaactgcaacttgactggttggtggaggcatacaaccatgatacatatagtattttttttatatgcttCATATCCTTTATTTCAGAGACGGGCGTTTTGTTTGGAGAAATGTTAATCAAGTCAAATTACCAGGTGAAGCAGTGTATGAagaattgtttttattgtttttgctttttgttttgcagcacGATTGTGCAGACAGCGACGATGAAAGTAAGTACTATTCTAAAAGAGCTGTCCGGTAATTTGTAATCAGTAGTCACTACATCCCATGGGTTGAGAAGACTTAATGCTAGGCAAATATGGCTTTTAAGGATCTGTTAAGAAAGCTATAAAATGTTGGGAAAAGATGATATCATTTagggtgtcacgattctccaaatccacgattCATTTTGACTTTCGATTTTTAAGGTCATGATTTAATTTAAACATTCATCAGCTATGCCATTGTTGTTCGTAAAGATCAAAAGATCATTAGTTTTATGTCCTGACAACTGTAATTTACACTTTctaattcttctttaaaaagctACATGGTATCAAGCGTGATATTTTTTGGGACTGTACCACACTAAGACTATATAGTCAAAttcaaataatttatttaatatgtaataACAATAACTTTTCACCAGTtgtttgggggaaaaaactgttaaacaacaaaaagaagatcCACTAGATGGCAGGAGGGAACTTTACAACAACCgcttgagtttctcagagtttaCGAGTTGCGCCTGAATGCACTGTGAAGTCCCTGTCGGAGCCCACATGCTTTACAGTACAAAGCATTGTAAACACACAATTTTAAGTGGAGATGGCGCAACCACGGCTGAAATGGCCAAACAGTTTGCTGAAcggtgttttttttggttgctgCAGTCTCTAAATCTTCTGCAGCCTACAAACTGCAGTTTTTCTGTCAACGATGCATTCGTTGTTTACATAACTGATGGAGAAGACAAAATGTTGCCACACCGGTGACTTCAGGGAGGCAAGAGGATTTTCCAGTTCTGTTATTTCGTCGTCATCTTCGACTCCGGCAGTGGCCATGGTATCTCAAAAAGAGCATCTACAGGCTACCGATAAGATACGCTGTGTGGTCTTTgaagtgtttttcttctcttttttttcttttttttcttcatacgCAAGCAAGAAAGCAGGGGTGGAGACAAAGATAGAAATCGAAAGCTTATTACGATCGATTTTCGATTGAGTCAAAATCGTGACACCCTTACCCCATGTAGTATGGTGATGGTATGTTAGAAAGGACTTGATTGTGTAAGTCTGTTCTTGAAGgataattaattttattcaaTTAATGGCTAACTTTTGCCATAAAATGACAAGTCCGTATTAGTTTGGGTATGGGTGCACATAGGTACATCCAAAAAGCCTTATAAACCATCTGTAAATGCTTTATTGTGTTCCTATTAATATGTGAATTATTAGAGTAAAATCTAATCACAGGCTCGCACAcatcacatttttaattttgtctctCTTCCAGAATTGCCTGACCTTGAATAGATGACCATGGATGCCACCTCAGCAGTAAACAAAGCGAGTTGTCAGTCGGTTGAAGAGAGAGACTAGACATGAGTTGGGCAGCCACGTTGGAAAAGAGAGCTCAATTCTTTACTTAGTTTCCAAAGCGAAACCCCTCCAGGGAATGACGGGGAGCGACTATatacagactgactgactgaatacAGACATGCACAGAGATCCATAGCGACTTACAGTGCTGTGCTttgctgttctgttctgttctgcatGGACAATTCTGTtcaaatgaaattgttattgtTCATTGACTTAAATGACTGTAATGGGATGTGCTGATGTCTtacaccttctctctctctatctctctctgtttttttgcgATGTCAGGTTATGTATTAAACATTGTGATttctaatgaaaaaaaaacaactcaaaatgCCTATTTTCCaaaaaagtagatttttttaataacagaTTATCCCCTTTTAATGTTTGTATTGTAAAATGCACCTCTtttgtttgttaatttaaaaagcCAGCGTTCCGCTTGAAATGGGGTTTCCAATGTATGCCAGCATCTGCAAATATTTAACAATGgtttcatttttcaaaacattacagcatttaaaataaacagatatgCTTGTGCTTACAGCTTGTGTTGGGGTTATGGTAGTGGAGTGGTACAATCTTTGCATATAATCATACCTTTGCAAAGGGGAGTTTGTTTCTTGATGCCAGTGTTCAAAACATTGTAGCAGGTACAAAGATGAATTTTCTTCCATATGCATACTGAGGTCAGGGCAGAAATTGATGTAGTCTACTAAGAGTTTCCCAAATAGTTAAAACAATACAggatttaaatgtttgttaatCAGATACACTAATAGAACTATGCTTTGGAGGCTTGTGTGTTTGATTGAACACGTGTTGAACACTTTTGCGTTTGTCTGATGGTGTGGGAGTTTGGGTATACATTTCTAATAAACTGTTTGAACGATGAATGCGAGGCCTTATTAGTATTGAAGCATCATTTTTgtaaagctctttttttttttttttttaaactcattGAGGTTTAGTAGAGCTGTCCTTGATCAAAGAAATTCCTCATCGATCTGTAAAGATCTTTAAAGTTGAGTTTCTCCAAAAAGaatcacaaaagcaccactttaaatcttgtttacTAGAGATGTCATAAGTATCTTGGAAAAAGGTCATTccgcatgaaaaaaagcataaaaaccaaataatcgactaaagaaatcttagtcgactaagaccaaaacgactgattagtcgacttGAGGGTCCAGCTCTCAAGTTTAGAGAAAGAATCTGCTGGAGGAAGggattattattcattattattgtgAGAACGTGGTCTCAGTATTAAGCAATGTTTTAAAGATTGGTTCACATTTATCCATGTCTGTCTTAAAAGCAATACTTGCATGCCCAAACGTACATTGAGAGAAATGTTGGTCACTGTAATTATTCATACCAGAgttattatagtaaacaaacaaaaataagcagtgaaaaatatttgtattaatctgaaactgaataaaaacgatatcctttaagtaaaactaaactgaaaaaatattgcctgggtaaaaaaacaatgaaaattaatgcaaattaatttcaacTCTCGTgacgttgaaccacagaaattgaacagacttgaccttccaggagatggtGCTAATATCAatcattatggccattcctacacagttctccatccatatattttgtatgtatatgtagctaaatacttctgagacattatagctgcccctaacaaaaacaaactaaaactaaacctttctcaaagaataaactaaaactagcaaacacactttgaaaattaaactaaaatcaAATTGAAAAGTCCACACTAAAAACTCTAATAATCCTTCTTCATACTGGCCACAAAGAGATCCATTCTTAACACAACTCCAATTTAAGTGATGGGAACAAACTCATGAATCGTTGCTCTGTGCAAAAATGTATTCTAAAGGTCATCTGAAGATAATATGAGGCTTCAACAgacaaatcaaaatcaaaagttATTGTCcgaaaacaaatctgtgtttccCTTGAACATGTTTCCTTGCTGCAACAGTAACCCAAAGAGGGAATTTCTCACTAAAAAGTCAGAAACTTTGCAAAATACCCACCTGCTTTGTCTAACTCAGTCTGCTAAAACCTCATATTAACTGTGGTTGAATGGATTTTGTCTCTCATCTCTTTACATTGGAATCATTCAGGAAGGAATCTCTTCACAGCCAGTGTGGAACAATTACATATAGCTCTTTCAATTTCCATATGAGCATGTGAAAATTGTATTAAGACACACTTTAAAACTGGAAACCTAACCTTTAACCAAGTCCCATGGAAATGTGAAATGCTTCTGTGTTACTACTGTGTAGTGCGTATGTTTTTGATCACTCTACTCTCACTTCTCACTGACGTTACGAAGGGAGTTTCAGGGGATTGCCAACTCCTCTGTGCTTTCATACTGAGTGCAAAAAGGAAATGGAAACCTAAAATTCCTGTTTgggatttttttcaaaacatagCAACAGCTGTAAATACTTCCCTCGCAAGTCATTAGCAACGATGCCAACTCATAATTCTGTGATGCTTATTGGATCTGGTATTAAAGGTCattcatcattgggcaaaagttccataataacctttcagtatgttgtaattcaagtgttctgagagataactagacttctgcacctcatcatggctctgttttcaggctttaaaaaatcgagcCGGctctctgttactgtaatgtttatttctcgcctcaattttttcagaatcatcttgtagtccacagtttagctgtaaaattagaaagtttgtgacgcctccgccattgtgaaatctggtgaaggaacgccaagtaccggtcacatgaccggagcacagccaataggactgctctctctctgaaattacctgtgattggccaaagtctcccgccaCGGGCTAggttttctaaagcctgaaaacaaacagagccatgaggaggtacagaagtctagttttctctcagaacacttgaattacaatatgctgaaaggttattatggaattctttcccaatgatgccaaaaatatactgcctactgccactttaaatacttgacaaatctccctctaatatacattttgaacagataaaaaatgtgcgattaatttgggATTTAATCACgagattaatcttgattaaatattttatttgattgatagccctagtttTGAAATAGTCTTAATTGATCATAAGTTattagttttaattattttttattattttttttaataatcttaatctgtaactaaagatttaaaaaaaatctatgaagtggagtaaaaagtacaatattcccatctggagtagaaatataaagaagCAGaatatggaaatactcaagtaaagtacaagtactgcaAAATTAGTACTTAAGTCccgtacttgagtaaatgtacttatttactTTCCACCCCTGGCTGCATGTTATTGTGTACGTGTCAGCAGTCTGGACCCAGAGAACAGGAAAATACAATGCAAGCACCTTTTCAACGCCATCCTCTGTAAAACTAAACTGTGGGCTTAACGCCACAATAGGTGGTTTAACACCAACATAATACTCATCACAATAGAGGTGCACCAACTGGCAAACTAATAAACAGGATCAACAcgatttattattaaaaaaaaaagcaccattGTTCATTATATGATGGTGGTAGatgtttcatgttttcatgttgttttgagATGAAAAAACTTTGAATCACAACTCCCAAAGTGACCTAAATCTTTTGTGGCATAAAAATGTCTGCTGGTTATATTTGTATATTCTTCTCATGCCGTTCCAACACGACTCTCTGGAGTGCAGAGGCAATTACATATATATAGCCACTCTGGCCCACGGACAAGAGCGCTTCAACAGATTCGACAGTGATGGCAAGACAAACAGATCATAGAAAGCAACAGAAACTGTTACTGCCAGCGTTTTGTCTCTATGCATGAAAGGAGAAAAGCAGTGAGCTCAGCGTAATCCTTTCAGCGGCCGTCCCTCTGGCTGCCCTGGTCAGCATGATGCTCCAGTGCAGAAGCTCAATGCCAGGCCCgctctcccctcttcctctccagctGTGGATTTTCCACCGCTTTATCCGACCTGAGCCTCCAAACCcgcccagcacacacacaaagtaaaacTGTGCCTAATCAGTTCTGCCGCCACAAACCCAATTTGTACCAATCCAGAGCACAAATGGAGAAATTGCTCGTGCAGCTTTGATTCATGGAGTGAATTTAaactgtaaacaatacaaagtgAATCATGGAGAATGAGTGACACTGTAATGACATTAattctgtgcatgtaaaaatatcaaaattagTGGGAAAAATCAACTTGTACCAGCTCACATGTTCTGCCCACCACATTCCCActgcttttctatttttttaggTTTGAAGGTCAGTGCAGTTTCTCAACATAACTCATCAACCAGTTGTTATGAAGGAGATATTTAGACTTCCTCTAGCAAAACaagcccccaaaaaaaacttttgtttaCAACCCTTCTAGTCCTTCTCACATAAACCTCAAGTTTCAAAGGTGTCCTTTAATCTGCAGTCTGTTGAGAGCATTCCCACATAAATAATCAATGATCAAGGACTGTTTTGATTATTTCTGGGCCTTTAAAACTTGCAACCCATTAGTCCAGATACAGAGTAGTTTCTATGAGCAGACAGCGGCAGGTCAAGGCAGGAGAAGGGGttaaatgattttgttttgatttgtagTATTGTGTGCCGGCCCCTCCCCTGGGCCTGGCGGGGCTGCTGTGGCCCCCGGGGCGTTATAAAAAGGCCTCTGAGCTCCCCCTGCTCTGGTAAAGAGGCTGAATGTCTGCAGGACATGCTTAACGTTTGTCTATCCATGTTCTTCTACTAACAACCAGCGGGGTTGGCACATCGATGCACAGAGACTGGCGTACTGCTCCACTCAGGAGCTCTCTATGACAGAAATCAGAATCCAGAGCAGCAGATTGCACCAGAGTTACATGTTGAGCAATTTACGTGTTGTTGCATTTAGCTTTAGAGAGGCTGTTTGAAAGTTttgtcatttgtgttttttttggtttcaaaCACACTCATTATTGTGGAGAAAGAGCATCTCCTCTTAGTTAGTTTTTCTGTTCATCCCTCCATTGCTTAGAGGTTTGACCTTTTGCCAACATGTGGGAGTTCAGGTCCATGTCTTTCTGGCGGGCGGTGTTCGCCGAGTTCTACGGCACCATGTTCTTCGTGTTCTTTGGACTGGGGGCGGCCCTCCGCTGGACCACCGGGCCCCATAATGTTCTCCATGTTGCCTTTTGCTTTGGGCTGGCGGCCGCCACCCTCATCCAGTCCATCGGCCACATCAGCGGAGGACACATCAACCCGGCTGTTACCTTCGCCTACCTGATTGGCTCCCAGATGTCCCTGTTCCGCGCTTTCTTCTACATCATGGCCCAGTGTCTCGGAGCGTTGGCCGGTGCTGCC
This region includes:
- the ptges3a gene encoding prostaglandin E synthase 3, which gives rise to MQPATAKWYDSRDYVFVEFFVEDSKDVRVHFDKTQLDFRCICGLDDVKQQNTVDLFGDINPKGSKHRHTGRSVLCCLQKVEGGKAWPRLTKDKTKCNWLSVNFTNWKDWENDSDEDSSFDKFSEMMNTMGGNDIADFEENAEDEHDCADSDDEKLPDLE